One genomic window of Luteitalea pratensis includes the following:
- a CDS encoding DUF4136 domain-containing protein, with translation MRLLVALGMVAIATPLVMAAKAKISVNINEKFSFAGPFTYAWTAPTGEIKMLQVAENNPDRWRLMWDPTIVSSVNRELAARKYTPAPLETADIKATYYILIGPDVASQKMGQFMAPTMEWGLPPFQGVATSYSIAERGSLVIDLYSQSRKLVVWRGMIQANINLERSDAQRNASISDAIGDLFKKLPTK, from the coding sequence GTGCGATTGCTGGTGGCGCTGGGAATGGTGGCGATCGCCACTCCGCTGGTGATGGCGGCCAAGGCCAAGATCTCGGTCAACATCAACGAGAAATTCTCGTTCGCGGGACCCTTCACCTACGCGTGGACGGCGCCGACGGGCGAAATCAAGATGCTGCAGGTCGCCGAGAACAACCCCGACCGGTGGCGTCTGATGTGGGATCCCACCATCGTCAGTTCGGTCAACCGCGAGCTCGCGGCCCGCAAGTACACCCCGGCCCCGCTCGAGACAGCCGACATCAAGGCGACCTACTACATCCTGATCGGACCCGATGTCGCCTCGCAGAAGATGGGCCAGTTCATGGCGCCGACGATGGAATGGGGACTGCCGCCGTTCCAGGGCGTGGCAACGTCGTACAGCATCGCGGAGCGAGGCTCGCTCGTCATCGACCTCTACTCGCAATCGCGCAAGCTCGTGGTCTGGCGCGGGATGATCCAGGCCAATATCAACCTCGAGCGGAGCGATGCGCAGCGCAACGCGTCCATCTCGGACGCGATCGGCGACCTGTTCAAGAAGCTGCCGACGAAGTAG
- a CDS encoding sialidase family protein: MLITLLALLIGVGPAVPGQQPQMAHDGDRTFLVLAREQQVAILRSADAGRSFHEVAPIRVEGHMAAGMHRGPRVVVTPTAVLVTVVAGAQGGGKDGDIVLYRSVDDGAHWLAPVIVNDVPGAAREGLHGMAATPDGLVMLTWLDLRDTGTRLYGAVSRDHGATWSHDTLVYASPDATICQCCHPSVAADATAGLAVMFRNHIAGSRDLYVTRSTDGRSFTPAEKQGKGTWKLEACPMDGGGVVVGADGVSSVWRRDNAIFLATPGVPERQIGFGRDPVLSASPGVLDIAWTTSDGIFLQRGTASRLIGVGKFAALLAFPSHSLLAWEQQGKVVTQVVPR, encoded by the coding sequence GTGCTCATCACGCTTCTCGCGCTCCTGATCGGCGTCGGCCCGGCCGTGCCCGGCCAACAACCGCAAATGGCCCACGACGGCGACCGCACCTTCCTCGTCCTGGCCCGCGAGCAGCAGGTCGCGATCCTGCGGTCGGCCGATGCGGGGCGCAGCTTCCACGAGGTCGCGCCCATCCGCGTCGAAGGGCACATGGCCGCGGGGATGCACCGTGGCCCACGCGTCGTCGTGACCCCGACCGCCGTCCTCGTCACGGTCGTCGCCGGCGCCCAGGGGGGCGGCAAGGACGGCGACATCGTGCTGTATCGCTCGGTCGACGACGGCGCGCACTGGTTGGCGCCGGTGATCGTCAACGATGTTCCTGGCGCCGCGCGCGAGGGGTTGCACGGCATGGCGGCGACACCCGACGGACTCGTCATGCTCACCTGGCTGGACCTGCGGGACACGGGGACGCGCCTCTATGGCGCCGTGTCGCGCGACCACGGCGCGACGTGGAGTCACGACACGCTCGTCTACGCGTCACCCGACGCGACCATCTGCCAGTGCTGCCATCCCTCGGTCGCGGCCGATGCGACGGCGGGACTGGCGGTGATGTTCCGCAATCACATCGCTGGCTCGCGCGACCTGTACGTCACCCGCTCGACCGACGGACGCAGTTTCACGCCGGCCGAGAAACAGGGGAAGGGCACCTGGAAGCTGGAGGCCTGCCCCATGGACGGCGGTGGCGTCGTCGTCGGCGCCGATGGCGTTTCGAGCGTCTGGCGCAGGGACAACGCCATCTTCCTCGCCACGCCTGGCGTGCCGGAACGCCAGATCGGGTTCGGGCGCGACCCGGTCCTGTCGGCCTCGCCTGGGGTGCTCGACATCGCCTGGACCACCTCCGACGGCATCTTCCTGCAGCGCGGCACCGCAAGCCGTCTCATCGGTGTCGGCAAGTTCGCGGCACTCCTCGCCTTCCCCTCGCATTCGCTGCTCGCGTGGGAACAGCAGGGCAAGGTCGTCACGCAGGTCGTGCCGCGCTGA
- a CDS encoding SCO family protein — MTTRRLLGVLLVVMMMTAAVARSRQAAPGPAAQTFTVVGVVTAAPAAGRVMVSHEAIEGYMPAMTMPFALVPGESVPSLTPGGRVRFTLRVDDGAARATAFQVVGRDERVAAALRGAPQATSSRLRPGDALPDVSLLTEAALPFTTSDLKGHVTAVTFIFTRCPMPEFCPLMVKRFQQVQRAVANDPALADARLLAVSLDPTFDKPQVLSAYANAMQADPARWKFVTGSPAEIQRLTRAFAIHVERNGVLLDHTLATAVVGRDGRVVEIWRGNGWSSDEVLKTMRETTSRTE; from the coding sequence ATGACGACCAGACGACTCCTCGGCGTGCTGCTGGTGGTGATGATGATGACGGCGGCGGTGGCGCGCTCGCGACAGGCGGCGCCGGGCCCAGCCGCACAGACGTTCACCGTGGTCGGCGTGGTGACCGCCGCGCCGGCGGCTGGCCGCGTGATGGTGTCCCACGAGGCCATCGAGGGCTACATGCCAGCCATGACGATGCCGTTCGCGCTGGTGCCGGGCGAATCCGTGCCGTCCCTGACGCCGGGCGGTCGCGTCCGATTCACGCTCCGGGTCGACGACGGCGCCGCGCGTGCGACGGCGTTCCAGGTGGTCGGGCGCGACGAGCGGGTGGCCGCGGCCCTGCGTGGCGCGCCGCAAGCCACGTCGTCTCGCCTGCGTCCCGGCGATGCGCTGCCGGACGTGTCACTGCTGACCGAGGCCGCCCTGCCCTTCACCACGAGCGACCTGAAGGGGCACGTCACCGCGGTCACGTTCATCTTCACCCGCTGCCCGATGCCGGAGTTCTGCCCGCTGATGGTGAAACGGTTCCAGCAGGTGCAGCGCGCCGTCGCGAATGACCCGGCGCTTGCCGATGCGAGGCTGCTGGCCGTGTCCCTCGACCCCACGTTCGACAAGCCCCAGGTGCTCAGCGCCTACGCCAACGCCATGCAGGCCGACCCGGCGCGCTGGAAGTTCGTCACCGGTAGTCCGGCAGAGATCCAGCGCCTGACGCGGGCGTTCGCCATCCACGTCGAACGTAATGGCGTGCTCCTCGATCACACGCTGGCGACGGCGGTGGTGGGCCGGGACGGGCGCGTGGTCGAGATCTGGCGCGGCAACGGTTGGTCCTCGGACGAAGTTCTGAAGACCATGCGCGAGACCACGTCGCGCACCGAGTAG
- a CDS encoding plastocyanin/azurin family copper-binding protein, with translation MTRYFALLALLISTAVAGCSAPTEKSDAPAPAATAPSSSSSAPANQVHDGRAIEITGNDTMKFSVTEIVAKPGEKLSVTLVNIGTTPKFSMGHNWLLLASGVDIQPFLVASAEAVTTDYVPRATNGGKILAATKLLGPKERDTVTFTAPTTPGRYEFLCSFPGHYQVGMRGVLIVQ, from the coding sequence ATGACCCGATACTTCGCTCTTCTTGCTCTCCTCATATCCACCGCGGTTGCCGGGTGTTCAGCGCCTACGGAGAAATCCGACGCCCCCGCGCCCGCGGCTACGGCTCCCTCTTCCAGCTCCAGCGCCCCCGCCAATCAGGTCCACGACGGCCGCGCCATCGAGATCACCGGCAACGACACGATGAAGTTCAGCGTGACCGAGATCGTCGCCAAGCCGGGCGAGAAGCTCAGTGTCACGCTCGTCAACATCGGGACGACGCCGAAGTTCTCCATGGGGCACAACTGGCTGCTGTTGGCGTCCGGCGTCGACATCCAGCCGTTCCTCGTAGCGTCAGCCGAGGCCGTGACCACCGACTACGTGCCGCGTGCGACCAACGGCGGCAAGATCCTCGCCGCCACGAAGCTGCTCGGCCCGAAAGAACGCGACACCGTCACGTTCACCGCGCCGACCACCCCCGGTCGCTACGAGTTCCTCTGTTCATTCCCCGGGCATTACCAGGTCGGCATGCGTGGCGTGCTGATCGTGCAGTGA
- the nosZ gene encoding Sec-dependent nitrous-oxide reductase gives MSTRVTVLVGGSLAAALMVTAGCNPPGSTKAANSDTSVAAKSFVAPGAKDEYYLFYSGGHSGQVYVAGLPSMRHISTIPVFAPYPATGYGFDVESKSMMGKFTWGDVHHPGLSQSDGKYDGRWLFVNDNANNRIARIDLRDFKTRQILGPIPNSSGNHGSSFVTENSEYVLVASRFSVPLPKGRYADPSTYKTEYNGMVSGIKVDQKTGEMSVGWQVLTPPFNWDLGSTGKGPSSGWAFWTSYNSEMAHETLEATATQGERDYAAIVNWRAAEQAVKDGKATLMDGVPVIDPAKVPGVIYFLPVPKSPHGIDTDPSGRWIAASGKLQPVTSVFDFEKIQKAIAAKTFDGDVRGIPVIKPEAVLEGEVPVGLGPLHTQYDGKGNAYTSLYVESAVAKWTLPPWTDAQKKDLNTIVIDKIPVHFNIGHLVVGGSDTKEPYGRYLVAMNKLSKGRHVSVGPSQPESSQLIDISGNKMSMLYEAYTEPEPHFAQILKVDTIAPIEVYPKAENTDSNAVWEASQASVTRNGNKVEVKMMAIRSRFVPDKIEARAGDEITIHVTNVEQTTDMIHGLGIIEHDMNVVVDPGETKTVKFKAAKAGVFPFYCTNFCSALHQEMQGYLAVKP, from the coding sequence ATGTCTACGCGCGTTACAGTCCTCGTCGGCGGCAGTCTCGCCGCCGCCCTCATGGTGACTGCCGGCTGCAACCCTCCAGGCAGCACGAAGGCCGCAAACAGCGACACCTCCGTGGCCGCGAAGTCGTTCGTCGCGCCTGGAGCGAAGGACGAGTACTACCTGTTCTACTCGGGTGGTCACTCGGGCCAGGTCTACGTCGCCGGCCTCCCGTCGATGCGACACATCTCGACGATTCCCGTCTTTGCGCCCTACCCGGCCACCGGCTACGGCTTCGACGTGGAGTCCAAGTCGATGATGGGCAAGTTCACCTGGGGAGACGTACACCACCCCGGGTTGTCGCAAAGCGACGGCAAGTACGACGGCCGCTGGCTCTTCGTCAACGACAACGCCAACAACCGCATCGCGCGCATCGACCTGCGTGACTTCAAGACGCGCCAAATCCTCGGGCCGATTCCGAACTCGAGCGGGAACCACGGCTCGTCGTTCGTGACCGAGAACAGCGAATACGTGCTTGTGGCCTCGCGCTTCTCCGTGCCCTTGCCCAAGGGCCGCTACGCCGATCCGTCCACCTACAAAACGGAATACAACGGCATGGTCAGCGGCATCAAGGTCGACCAGAAGACCGGCGAAATGAGCGTCGGCTGGCAGGTCCTGACGCCCCCGTTCAACTGGGATCTCGGATCCACTGGCAAGGGCCCGAGCTCGGGCTGGGCGTTCTGGACGTCTTACAACTCCGAGATGGCGCACGAGACGCTCGAGGCGACGGCGACGCAGGGCGAGCGCGACTACGCGGCGATCGTCAATTGGCGTGCGGCCGAACAGGCCGTCAAGGACGGCAAGGCGACGCTGATGGACGGCGTGCCGGTGATCGACCCGGCGAAGGTGCCCGGCGTGATCTACTTCCTGCCGGTGCCGAAGTCGCCGCACGGGATCGACACCGACCCGTCCGGCCGCTGGATCGCCGCGTCGGGCAAGCTGCAGCCAGTCACCAGCGTGTTCGACTTCGAGAAGATCCAGAAGGCCATCGCCGCCAAGACCTTCGATGGCGACGTGCGCGGCATCCCGGTGATCAAGCCGGAGGCCGTGCTCGAGGGTGAAGTGCCGGTGGGTCTCGGCCCGCTGCATACGCAGTACGACGGCAAGGGCAACGCGTACACGTCGCTGTACGTCGAGTCCGCAGTCGCCAAGTGGACGTTGCCGCCCTGGACCGACGCGCAGAAGAAGGACCTCAACACGATCGTGATCGACAAGATCCCGGTCCACTTCAACATCGGCCACCTCGTGGTCGGCGGCAGCGATACCAAGGAGCCCTACGGCAGGTACCTGGTCGCCATGAACAAGCTGTCCAAGGGCCGCCACGTCTCGGTTGGCCCGTCGCAGCCGGAGAGCAGCCAGTTGATCGACATCAGCGGCAACAAGATGTCGATGCTGTACGAGGCGTACACCGAACCAGAGCCGCACTTCGCGCAGATCCTGAAAGTCGACACGATCGCACCGATCGAGGTCTACCCGAAGGCAGAGAACACGGACTCCAACGCGGTGTGGGAGGCCTCGCAGGCGAGCGTGACCCGGAACGGCAACAAGGTGGAAGTGAAGATGATGGCGATTCGCAGCCGGTTCGTCCCGGACAAGATCGAGGCGCGCGCAGGTGACGAGATCACCATCCACGTGACCAACGTCGAGCAGACCACCGACATGATTCACGGCCTCGGGATCATCGAGCACGACATGAACGTCGTGGTCGACCCGGGCGAGACAAAGACGGTGAAGTTCAAGGCGGCAAAGGCCGGTGTCTTTCCCTTCTACTGCACGAACTTCTGCTCGGCGCTGCATCAGGAGATGCAGGGCTATCTCGCGGTGAAACCGTAA
- a CDS encoding NosD domain-containing protein, translating into MKVQLLAVALLVVAGLGQRGATVGHPGAAHGRSSNTESRLPTPDSRRPTPDSRQGTDRTSWLMQRLAEAPAGAEIAVPAGKYRGPFVIERAMRLHGDAGAHLVGDGVTHTIAVRAADVTIDGFEISGSGLDLGKDHAAVHVSGDRAVIVNNRIHDALHGVYVRQANGVRIEGNTILGTRTVLQPIDPFSSAPKPSEGELCEVSLNQNQRGNGIHIWNSSGHVVARNTIRDTRDGVYFSFVDRTEVRDNEIEGVRYGLHYMYSDDNRFEGNVFRDNAAGAALMNSKGIVLRHNRFLANQGHRSYGILLQTVDSTTLEANEIVGNTVGVFFESGHGNRLLDNTIARNHIGIHASDSSDGNDFAGNRFTGNLHTVETTGGNLTSRWAIDGRGNYWEGAVMLDLDRDGIADVPHRELDLFGKLRREFPVIGLLAGSPGERLLRFVHARIALPGLPGVHDPAPLVQPTRP; encoded by the coding sequence GTGAAGGTCCAACTGCTCGCCGTCGCATTGCTCGTCGTCGCCGGGCTGGGACAGCGCGGCGCTACCGTCGGACACCCCGGCGCCGCCCATGGGCGATCCTCGAATACCGAGTCTCGACTCCCGACGCCCGACTCCCGACGCCCGACTCCCGATTCCCGTCAAGGCACTGATCGCACCTCCTGGCTGATGCAGCGCCTCGCGGAGGCACCCGCTGGAGCCGAAATCGCAGTGCCGGCGGGCAAGTATCGGGGCCCGTTCGTGATCGAACGTGCGATGCGCCTGCACGGCGATGCCGGCGCGCACCTCGTGGGCGATGGCGTGACGCACACCATCGCCGTGCGTGCGGCCGACGTCACCATCGACGGTTTCGAGATCAGCGGCTCCGGTCTCGACCTCGGCAAGGACCACGCGGCCGTGCACGTCTCGGGCGACCGCGCAGTGATCGTCAACAACCGCATTCACGATGCCTTGCACGGCGTGTACGTGCGCCAGGCCAACGGCGTCCGCATCGAGGGCAACACCATCCTCGGCACGCGCACCGTGCTGCAGCCCATCGACCCGTTCTCGTCGGCGCCCAAGCCCTCCGAGGGCGAGTTGTGCGAAGTGTCGCTCAACCAGAATCAGCGCGGCAACGGGATCCACATCTGGAACTCGTCAGGGCACGTGGTGGCGCGAAACACCATCCGTGACACGCGCGACGGTGTGTACTTCTCGTTCGTCGATCGCACCGAGGTGCGCGACAACGAGATCGAGGGCGTCCGCTACGGCCTGCACTACATGTACTCGGACGACAACCGTTTCGAGGGCAACGTGTTCCGCGACAATGCGGCAGGTGCGGCGCTCATGAACTCGAAGGGCATCGTCCTGCGCCACAACCGGTTTCTCGCCAACCAGGGCCATCGCTCGTACGGGATCCTGTTGCAGACGGTCGATAGCACCACGCTCGAGGCCAACGAGATCGTCGGCAACACCGTCGGCGTGTTCTTCGAGAGTGGCCACGGCAATCGGCTTCTCGACAACACGATTGCGCGCAACCACATCGGCATCCATGCCTCGGACAGCTCCGACGGCAATGACTTCGCGGGGAACCGCTTCACCGGCAACCTGCACACGGTGGAAACCACCGGCGGCAACCTGACCAGCCGTTGGGCCATCGATGGGCGCGGCAACTACTGGGAAGGCGCGGTCATGCTCGATCTCGATCGTGACGGCATCGCCGACGTGCCCCATCGCGAACTCGATCTCTTCGGGAAGCTCCGGCGTGAGTTCCCGGTCATCGGCCTGCTAGCCGGCAGCCCCGGCGAACGGCTCCTGCGTTTCGTCCACGCGCGCATCGCGCTCCCGGGCTTGCCCGGGGTCCACGATCCCGCGCCGCTCGTCCAACCCACACGGCCATGA
- a CDS encoding ABC transporter ATP-binding protein, with the protein MITINGLSKSYGRQRVLDALELDARPGEVTLLVGANGSGKTTTLRQLCGLSSPDAGRIVIGGADLATARMAALGQLSFLPQSPRFHARLTAGEILEFYARLRGLPASRIAAVQEHWQLQEVRGHATGKLSGGTRQRLALAVLSLPDAPVLLLDEPGLSLDPDWRRFLHAELHAAARRGATVLVATHLLGEWDGQADRCLVLEGGRVTRELPSSRLREAFPFSLPHPVLAHAV; encoded by the coding sequence ATGATCACCATCAACGGACTGTCCAAGTCGTACGGGCGCCAGCGCGTCCTCGATGCTCTCGAGCTCGATGCTCGCCCGGGCGAGGTCACCCTGCTCGTCGGTGCCAATGGCAGCGGCAAGACGACGACGCTGCGCCAGTTGTGCGGGTTGTCGTCGCCAGACGCCGGGCGCATCGTGATTGGAGGCGCCGATCTCGCGACCGCCCGCATGGCCGCGCTCGGGCAATTGTCGTTCCTGCCGCAGTCGCCCCGCTTCCACGCGCGACTCACCGCCGGCGAAATCCTCGAGTTCTACGCGCGCCTTCGCGGGCTGCCGGCATCGCGCATCGCGGCGGTGCAGGAGCACTGGCAACTGCAGGAGGTGCGCGGGCACGCCACCGGGAAGTTGTCCGGTGGAACGCGGCAACGGCTCGCTCTTGCGGTGCTCTCGTTGCCGGACGCACCGGTGCTGTTGCTCGACGAGCCCGGTCTGAGCCTGGATCCGGACTGGCGGCGCTTCCTGCACGCGGAACTCCATGCAGCCGCGCGTCGCGGCGCCACCGTGCTGGTCGCCACGCACCTGCTCGGCGAGTGGGACGGCCAGGCCGATCGTTGCCTCGTGCTCGAGGGCGGCCGTGTCACCCGCGAATTGCCCTCCTCGCGCCTGCGTGAGGCCTTTCCCTTCTCCCTGCCGCATCCCGTGCTCGCGCACGCGGTGTGA
- a CDS encoding 3-keto-disaccharide hydrolase encodes MRALLLLALALLVQTPAVSVIQDGDAHGDPPFMLEDGWEPLLDGASLAGWRACDRNATNEWRPVRAIRYERILGPTQLAGRGTGGGVILNGPTGKTANLCTTRAFGDIELYLEFMLPKGSNSGVYLQGLYEMQILDSWGNTEPATSSDLGGIYHQWIDNRGVGGSAPRVNAARRPGEWQSYQAWFRAPRFDGAGKKIEPARFLRVLLNGQLVQSDVDVAGPTRSALDLPEAAAHPLMLQGDHGAVAFRNIHVRALRPILVR; translated from the coding sequence ATGCGTGCCTTGCTGCTGCTCGCGCTCGCCCTGCTCGTCCAGACGCCGGCCGTCTCCGTGATCCAGGATGGCGATGCGCATGGCGATCCGCCGTTCATGCTCGAGGACGGATGGGAACCGCTGCTCGACGGCGCGTCGCTCGCCGGGTGGCGGGCCTGCGATCGGAATGCGACCAACGAGTGGCGGCCGGTTCGCGCGATTCGTTACGAGCGCATCCTGGGCCCGACGCAACTGGCTGGTCGGGGCACGGGAGGTGGCGTCATCCTGAATGGGCCCACCGGCAAGACAGCGAATCTCTGCACGACGCGCGCGTTCGGCGACATCGAGTTGTACCTCGAGTTCATGCTCCCCAAGGGCTCGAACTCGGGCGTCTACCTGCAGGGGCTGTACGAGATGCAGATCCTCGACAGTTGGGGCAACACCGAACCCGCGACATCGTCGGACCTCGGCGGCATCTATCACCAGTGGATCGACAACCGGGGCGTCGGCGGCTCCGCGCCGCGCGTGAACGCGGCCCGGCGGCCCGGCGAATGGCAGTCCTACCAGGCGTGGTTCCGTGCGCCGCGCTTCGATGGCGCCGGCAAGAAGATCGAGCCGGCGCGTTTCCTGCGCGTGCTGCTGAATGGACAACTGGTGCAGAGTGACGTGGACGTGGCCGGACCGACGCGCTCGGCCCTCGACCTGCCGGAAGCCGCCGCCCATCCGCTCATGCTCCAGGGAGATCATGGCGCGGTCGCGTTCCGCAACATCCACGTCCGGGCCCTGCGGCCGATTCTCGTCAGGTAG
- a CDS encoding 3-keto-disaccharide hydrolase: MNTRRRTVLGLLAASCVVPWAQVATGAVQDEWAPLFNGRDLSGWDTFLGKPHATTDMPGVARRPDGTYTEAVGFNRDPRGVFSVVDIDGAPAIRISGETYGALITRTEYDNYHLQFQFRWGTRRWPPRPDAPRDTGCCYHSVGSLGASYGFWMRSFEFQIQEADVGDFYSLAGVIVDVTATPTDPANPKGDLRYVPTAAKVVGSTRRVIKAATVERPLGEWNTLDLYCLGQTSVHVVNGQTMVVLTGLRQKTGDGEVPLTRGKLQFQSEAAEVFYRAIAIRRIREIPREVLA, encoded by the coding sequence GTGAACACCCGCCGCCGCACCGTCCTCGGCCTGCTCGCGGCGTCCTGCGTCGTCCCTTGGGCGCAGGTGGCGACCGGCGCCGTGCAGGACGAATGGGCGCCCCTCTTCAACGGTCGCGATCTCTCGGGCTGGGACACGTTTCTCGGCAAGCCACACGCGACCACGGACATGCCGGGGGTTGCGCGGCGGCCCGACGGTACCTACACGGAGGCCGTCGGTTTCAACCGCGATCCGCGCGGCGTGTTTTCGGTGGTCGACATCGATGGCGCGCCAGCTATTCGCATCTCGGGCGAGACCTACGGGGCGTTGATCACGCGGACCGAGTACGACAACTACCACTTGCAGTTCCAGTTCCGCTGGGGCACGCGGCGCTGGCCGCCCCGGCCGGACGCGCCCCGCGACACCGGATGCTGTTACCACTCGGTCGGGTCGCTCGGGGCGAGCTACGGCTTCTGGATGCGGTCGTTCGAGTTCCAGATCCAGGAAGCCGATGTCGGCGACTTCTACAGTCTCGCGGGCGTCATCGTCGACGTGACGGCGACGCCGACCGATCCCGCCAACCCGAAGGGCGACCTGCGCTACGTGCCGACGGCGGCGAAAGTCGTCGGCAGCACCAGGCGCGTCATCAAGGCGGCGACCGTCGAGCGGCCCCTCGGCGAGTGGAACACACTCGACCTGTATTGTCTGGGCCAGACCAGCGTCCACGTCGTCAACGGCCAGACGATGGTGGTGCTCACGGGACTGCGGCAGAAGACAGGCGACGGCGAGGTACCGCTCACGCGCGGCAAGCTGCAGTTCCAGTCCGAAGCCGCGGAGGTGTTCTACCGCGCGATCGCGATCCGCCGCATTCGCGAGATTCCGCGGGAAGTCCTCGCGTAG
- a CDS encoding Crp/Fnr family transcriptional regulator, with product MPIAASLLRSRVFDGLTDAERACWLDRGTTATFARGQTVARQGEPARSFYVLESGFLKLLQLTAEGTELIMRFVVPGEPFGGVVALSDAPYPVTAVAVQPSVVRTWSRETVADLLGVTPQVRVNIMREMASHMTHLLTRVRELTTARVDERLAHTLLRLARQCGRPTPDGVLITQRLTRQEFADLTGTTLYTVSRTLTKWESMGLIETRKRLLLLRSLEKLERVGGAEDE from the coding sequence ATGCCAATCGCCGCGTCCCTGCTCCGTTCGCGTGTGTTCGACGGGCTCACCGACGCCGAGCGGGCGTGTTGGCTCGACCGGGGAACGACAGCGACGTTCGCTCGCGGGCAGACGGTGGCTCGTCAGGGCGAGCCGGCTCGCTCGTTCTACGTCCTCGAGTCTGGCTTCCTGAAATTGCTCCAGCTGACGGCCGAGGGTACCGAGCTCATCATGCGCTTCGTCGTCCCGGGCGAGCCGTTCGGCGGTGTCGTGGCCCTGAGCGACGCGCCCTACCCCGTGACCGCAGTCGCGGTGCAACCGTCGGTCGTTCGCACCTGGTCACGCGAGACAGTCGCCGACCTGCTCGGCGTCACGCCGCAGGTGCGGGTCAACATCATGCGCGAGATGGCGTCGCACATGACGCACCTGCTGACACGTGTGCGCGAACTGACGACAGCCCGCGTCGACGAGCGTCTCGCGCATACCCTGCTGCGCCTGGCACGGCAATGCGGCCGTCCGACTCCAGATGGCGTGCTGATCACGCAGCGACTCACCCGCCAGGAATTCGCCGACCTGACGGGGACGACGCTCTATACCGTCAGCCGGACGCTGACGAAGTGGGAGTCCATGGGCCTGATCGAGACACGCAAACGGTTGCTGCTGCTGCGATCGCTGGAGAAACTCGAACGGGTCGGAGGCGCGGAGGACGAGTGA
- the ric gene encoding iron-sulfur cluster repair di-iron protein yields the protein MLITAESTVADIATHAPATITVFQRHHIDFCCGGKSPLADVCAERHIDTDALVAELEAVAMPQNDGPSWADATLTALVAHIQRRYHEHLRQELPRLDAMLEKVVSRHGHHLPEVLLPLQETFLFLQRDLLDHMQREDVVLFPLIVSLESRQPLSDPQAAKWIGAPIAAMEAEHNQAGGALQTMRELTGGYAPPDWACPTFRGLYYGLAQLEADMHVHVHLENHILFPRAAQLATQLTGA from the coding sequence ATGCTCATCACCGCCGAATCCACTGTCGCCGACATCGCGACTCACGCGCCCGCCACGATCACCGTGTTCCAGCGGCACCACATCGACTTCTGCTGTGGCGGCAAATCGCCACTGGCCGACGTGTGCGCTGAACGTCACATCGACACCGATGCCCTGGTGGCCGAACTCGAGGCGGTCGCCATGCCGCAGAACGATGGCCCGTCGTGGGCAGACGCGACACTGACGGCCCTCGTGGCGCACATCCAGCGCCGCTATCACGAGCACCTGCGGCAGGAGTTGCCGCGGCTCGACGCCATGCTCGAAAAGGTCGTGAGCCGCCATGGCCATCACCTGCCGGAAGTGTTGCTGCCCCTGCAGGAGACGTTTCTCTTCCTGCAGCGCGACCTGCTCGATCACATGCAACGCGAGGACGTCGTGCTCTTCCCGTTGATCGTGTCACTCGAGTCCAGGCAGCCGCTATCGGACCCGCAGGCCGCGAAATGGATCGGCGCGCCCATCGCCGCGATGGAGGCCGAGCACAATCAGGCCGGCGGCGCCCTGCAGACCATGCGTGAGCTGACGGGCGGCTATGCGCCACCGGATTGGGCCTGTCCGACCTTCCGCGGCCTCTACTACGGCCTGGCGCAACTCGAGGCGGACATGCACGTCCACGTCCACCTCGAGAACCACATCCTCTTCCCACGGGCCGCGCAGCTGGCGACACAGCTCACTGGCGCCTGA